One Sporosarcina sp. FSL W8-0480 genomic window, TGCTGAATAAGCAATGTTGTCGCAATCGCCGCATTTACTTTACCAATGCCGCTTTTCACAAGGATGACATCATTTTTGCCAATCTTTCCTTCAATGAATTCACAACCAGCAATAACACTCGTGTTCTGAGATTCGACTTTACTCCTTAAGATTTCAACTTCTTCTTCCATTGCACCTATTATTGCTATTTTCATCTAGTTGCCCTCCGACCCTAATTCAGTTCAATGATTAAAATTCATTGATCAAAGTTCAATATTCAAAGTCCAATGTGTTTAAAATATCCATTTTAACGGGCTTCCAACCTTGTCCATCCACCCATTCAAGATACACACGAAATTTCTCTGATTTGTCCCTGGTGGAAACGATCCCAATAGATTTTTGGGGGCCACCGCCATTTTTAATTTTCCAATAGATCAAAGACTCTACCGGAAACTTTGTAGCATAGGCAATTGCTTCTTTCTTTTCATCCCAATCAACTGACTCATCATTATAAATAGAAACATGTTCACCTGTTTGGACAGTTCCAATCGGCTTCCAAGCTGCGTCAACAATAGTCTCTACAACTATTTCCTCATCATTCGGTACAGTAGTTACAGTATCTTCACTATCACCTTCATCGTCGTTCTGCCCATTCCCGGAAGTACCTGCACCTGCACTATCAGATCCCCCATCATCCGTTACTTCATCATTCGCGTTACTATCATCTTTATCGTCAGTCACACTTCCGTCATCAGTATTGGCATCTTCTTCACTAAAATTTTCATCGATGCTTCCTTGTTCATCTTGATTTGCGACCTGATCTTTTTTGTCGTCATTGCTGCTCATGAATATATTTGCTCCGACAATCACTATCAAGACCACGACAAGTCCAATCATAATATTTAATAATTGGTTGCCACGGTTCTTCCTCTTTTTACGGCCTATTCGAGAGTAATTCGAATTATTTCCATTCATATTGCCGTCCCCCTTAAAAAGTTTGGCTTATTTACGGAAAAAACCGCCCTCATTCGAAGGCGGCCACTTCTGGTCACTTTATTTCAACAATAACGACCGACATTTCTCCCCCTGGAGTTACAATCTTAACTTCATCGCCTTTTTTACGGCCAATCAGGCCTTTTGCGATTGGTGAATCGTTAGAGATTAATCCTTCAATCGGATTAGCTTCTGCAGAGCCGACAATC contains:
- a CDS encoding DUF1510 family protein, which codes for MNGNNSNYSRIGRKKRKNRGNQLLNIMIGLVVVLIVIVGANIFMSSNDDKKDQVANQDEQGSIDENFSEEDANTDDGSVTDDKDDSNANDEVTDDGGSDSAGAGTSGNGQNDDEGDSEDTVTTVPNDEEIVVETIVDAAWKPIGTVQTGEHVSIYNDESVDWDEKKEAIAYATKFPVESLIYWKIKNGGGPQKSIGIVSTRDKSEKFRVYLEWVDGQGWKPVKMDILNTLDFEY